One region of Drosophila teissieri strain GT53w chromosome 2L, Prin_Dtei_1.1, whole genome shotgun sequence genomic DNA includes:
- the LOC122626023 gene encoding vacuolar protein sorting-associated protein 72 homolog: MAASRSRRNNAGNKIAHLLNEEEEDDFYKTSYGGFQEDEEDKEYEQKDEEEDVVDSDFSIDEHDEPVSDQEEAPEKKRKRGGVNTKAYKETKPAAKKETKAAPALHKKRPGGGVTKRRPRPRFTVLDSGRKSIRTSTAIKTQATKIRLKELDDARKRKKKKVRVEDYMPTQEELLEEAKITEEENIKSLEKFQKMELEKKKSRPTKRTFSGPTIRYHSLTMPAMRKPIRAANAAGDLKDLAGKCERTFVTIENDFNDKVFQNIFRHKPPPKASNGICPITRLPARYFDPVTQQPYYSIQAFKILREAYYMQLEQQGGGSEQPELAKWLEWRKLVKENRLKASASAAASKNGDN, from the exons atggcCGCCTCGCGCTCCCGGCGCAACAATGCCGGCAACAAAATAGCCCATTTACTAAATgaggaagaggaggacgaCTTTTACAAAACATCTTACGGCGGATTTCAGGAGGACGAAGAGGATAAGGAATACGA GCAAAAAGATGAAGAGGAGGATGTAGTGGACTCGGACTTCAGTATTGATGAGCACGATGAGCCCGTTTCGGATCAGGAAGAGGCGCCCGAGAAAAAGAGGAAACGCGGTGGCGTTAACACAAAGGCTTATAAG GAAACAAAGCCCGCAGCCAAGAAGGAAACAAAGGCCGCTCCCGCTCTGCACAAGAAACGACCTGGTGGTGGAGTAACAAAACGGCGGCCACGTCCCCGATTCACGGTCCTCGATTCCGGTCGCAAATCTATACGCACTTCCACGGCCATCAAGACACAGGCTACCAAAATACGGCTCAAGGAATTGGACGATGCCCGCAAgcgcaaaaagaagaaggtGCGTGTGGAGGACTACATGCCCAcgcaggaggagctgctggaggaggCCAAAATAACCGAGGAAGAAAACATTAAATCTTTGG AGAAATTCCAGAAAATGGAGCTGGAAAAGAAGAAATCACGTCCCACCAAGCGCACATTCTCCGGGCCCACGATACGCTACCATTCACTGACCATGCCAGCGATGCGGAAGCCCATTCGCGCAGCTAACGCTGCGGGCGATTTAAAGGATCTCGCTGGAAAGTGCGAACGGACATTCGTCACCATTGAGAACGATTTCAATGACAAGGTGTTCCAGAACATCTTCCGCCACAAACCGCCACCCAAAGCAAGCAATGGCATCTGTCCAATCACCAGGCTGCCAGCCCGCTACTTTGATCCGGTCACACAGCAGCCCTACTACAGCATCCAAGCCTTCAAGATTCTGCGCGAGGCCTACTACATGCAGCTGGAACAGCAGGGCGGCGGCAGCGAGCAACCCGAGCTGGCCAAATGGCTGGAATGGCGCAAGCTGGTCAAGGAGAATCGTCTGAAggcttcagcttcagcagcTGCCAGTAAGAATGGAGACAACTAG
- the LOC122626022 gene encoding transmembrane protein 214-B isoform X1: protein MSEQWEVVSKSRKQKNLDKKVTAHNEQKRIAAQLPKLEELLPTQRYRNLFGSSISSSNNNNKSHSPAKSSSSASSSSKATKSPVKKQTVKNAAASTQKKTTSSAAAKPKTLELALRNITRDDFAAQLEQVKLSCPGSELRWLSHIASYFNEALSYDCDPIFSGRSAQYPSNLASASLKYSIVEFLGSVGEQNLEYFFYSLLDSMSTDLNNNQTVAGYKLILQLIGQNWPNICSRNLAKTALLRNSYQNRSNICLSILWAIGQGGYQSLNEGVRVWQNLMLPNLELKQYTKFVVEYMERALSAAATRKTSDPLQLNQQEFFATYNALNAPYSNLPKEWQQSLKRSALLLLQNYINSPVKHANIFLTLFREISASSKQTNEIEGCISCLLSSGRDDCLRVWRMNYKKQQLPSLLLLKAIDDNWTTSTHELATSAVYHSFLQDVENLNEELQGSKRNEGHLDSLKEVLLSVQEKSSAQQKKNKQNAAAQKKRCGCCKWTLGSIFIIALIAGALYYDTEVNGKGVFEKSATGKVLKNAGVLPHVQKSWYTVMSAGARGYKWAEVNVPPYAEPAIKTTGDLWKLARNAACNAYQSGKGYFGAKWPVVAKFIDQYVPNLSGKIEAFAAGASDLAVSSYEKSAAVIKEKVLVGRLSPENINQALNQTRNAALEYYNQFHKKVDAYAKLK from the exons ATGTCGGAACAATGGGAGGTGGTCTCCAAGTCGCGCAAGCAAAAGAACCTGGACAAGAAGGTGACTGCGCACAACGAGCAGAAGCGTATTGCGGCCCAGTTGCCCAAACTGGAGGAGCTGC TGCCAACTCAGCGGTATCGCAATTTGTTCGGctccagcatcagcagcagcaacaacaacaacaagtccCATTCCCCTGCGAAATCCAGTTCAAGTGCCTCATCTTCCTCAAAAGCCACTAAGTCGCCAGTTAAAAAGCAAACCGTAAAGAATGCCGCTGCCTCGACCCAGAAAAAGACCACGTCGTCAGCTGCCGCGAAACCAAAGACTCTGGAGCTTGCCCTGAGAAACATCACACGGGACGATTTTGCAGCCCAACTGGAGCAGGTGAAGCTCAGTTGTCCTGGCTCCGAGCTGCGCTGGTTAAGCCAT ATTGCTAGCTACTTCAATGAAGCCTTGTCCTATGACTGCGATCCCATCTTCTCCGGCCGCTCGGCTCAGTATCCCAGCAACTTGGCCAGTGCCTCGCTCAAGTACTCGATTGTGGAGTTTCTGGGCAGTGTGGGCGAGCAAAATCTGGAGTATTTTTTCTACTCCCTGCTGGATAGCATGTCAACGGATCTGAACAATAATCAGACTGTGGCAGGTTACAAGCTGATCCTACAGTTGATCGGTCAAAACTGGCCGAACATTTGCTCTAGGAACCTGGCCAAGACTGCGTTGCTGAGGAATTCCTACCAGAACCGCAGCAACATCTGCCTGAGTATTCTGTGGGCCATTGGCCAGGGCGGTTATCAGTCGCTAAACGAGGGCGTTCGCGTGTGGCAGAACCTGATGCTGCCTAACCTGGAGCTAAAGCAGTACACCAAGTTTGTGGTCGAGTATATGGAGCGGGCTCTGAGTGCAGCAGCTACCCGGAAGACGTCGGATCCTCTGCAGCTTAACCAGCAGGAGTTCTTTGCCACCTACAATGCACTGAATGCGCCCTACTCAAACCTGCCCAAGGAATGGCAGCAAAGTCTGAAGCGAAGTGCGCTTTTGTTGCTT CAAAACTATATCAACAGTCCTGTGAAGCATGCCAACATATTCCTTACGCTCTTCCGGGAAATCAGTGCCAGCTCCAAGCAGACTAATGAGATCGAAGGCTGTATTAGTTGTCTGCTCAGCAGCGGCAGAGATGATTGCCTTCGGGTGTGGCGCATGAACTATAAGAAGCAACAGTTGCCTAGTCTACTGCTACTCAAAGCTATAG ACGACAATTGGACCACGTCTACCCATGAGTTGGCTACGTCGGCTGTATATCACTCATTTCTCCAAGATGTGGAAAATCTGAACGAAGAACTGCAGGGAAGCAAGCGGAATGAAGGCCATCTAGATAGTTTAAAGGAGGTTTTGCTG AGCGTCCAGGAGAAGAGCAGCGcgcagcagaagaagaacAAACAGAATGCCGCGGCACAGAAAAAGAGATGCGGCTGCTGCAAGTGGACCTTGGGCAGCATCTTCATCATCGCCCTGATTGCCGGTGCTCTGTACTACGACACCGAGGTCAACGGCAAGGGCGTGTTCGAGAAATCCGCCACCGGCAAGGTGCTGAAGAATGCCGGAGTACTGCCGCATGTCCAGAAGTCCTGGTACACGGTCATGAGCGCCGGAGCACGGGGCTACAAGTGGGCGGAAGTGAATGTGCCGCCGTACGCAGAGCCGGCGATCAAGACCACCGGTGACCTGTGGAAGCTGGCGAGGAATGCGGCCTGCAACGCTTACCAGAGCGGCAAGGGATACTTTGGCGCCAAGTGGCCCGTTGTGGCCAAATTC ATTGACCAATACGTGCCCAATTTGTCGGGCAAGATCGAAGCTTTTGCCGCGGGCGCTAGCGATTTGGCAGTCAGCAGCTACGAAAAGTCTGCCGCGGTGATCAAGGAAAAGGTGCTTGT TGGCCGTCTCTCGCCCGAGAACATCAATCAGGCGCTGAACCAGACGCGTAACGCCGCCCTGGAGTACTACAACCAGTTTCACAAAAAGGTCGACGCATACGCCAAGCTCAAATGA
- the LOC122626022 gene encoding uncharacterized protein LOC122626022 isoform X2, giving the protein MAQVKPKSNKQGGKPAPAAKKSVQEKSSAQQKKNKQNAAAQKKRCGCCKWTLGSIFIIALIAGALYYDTEVNGKGVFEKSATGKVLKNAGVLPHVQKSWYTVMSAGARGYKWAEVNVPPYAEPAIKTTGDLWKLARNAACNAYQSGKGYFGAKWPVVAKFIDQYVPNLSGKIEAFAAGASDLAVSSYEKSAAVIKEKVLVGRLSPENINQALNQTRNAALEYYNQFHKKVDAYAKLK; this is encoded by the exons ATGGCTCAGGTTAAACCGAAAAGTAACAAACAGGGCGGCAAACCAGCGCCGGCCGCCAAAAAG AGCGTCCAGGAGAAGAGCAGCGcgcagcagaagaagaacAAACAGAATGCCGCGGCACAGAAAAAGAGATGCGGCTGCTGCAAGTGGACCTTGGGCAGCATCTTCATCATCGCCCTGATTGCCGGTGCTCTGTACTACGACACCGAGGTCAACGGCAAGGGCGTGTTCGAGAAATCCGCCACCGGCAAGGTGCTGAAGAATGCCGGAGTACTGCCGCATGTCCAGAAGTCCTGGTACACGGTCATGAGCGCCGGAGCACGGGGCTACAAGTGGGCGGAAGTGAATGTGCCGCCGTACGCAGAGCCGGCGATCAAGACCACCGGTGACCTGTGGAAGCTGGCGAGGAATGCGGCCTGCAACGCTTACCAGAGCGGCAAGGGATACTTTGGCGCCAAGTGGCCCGTTGTGGCCAAATTC ATTGACCAATACGTGCCCAATTTGTCGGGCAAGATCGAAGCTTTTGCCGCGGGCGCTAGCGATTTGGCAGTCAGCAGCTACGAAAAGTCTGCCGCGGTGATCAAGGAAAAGGTGCTTGT TGGCCGTCTCTCGCCCGAGAACATCAATCAGGCGCTGAACCAGACGCGTAACGCCGCCCTGGAGTACTACAACCAGTTTCACAAAAAGGTCGACGCATACGCCAAGCTCAAATGA